A single genomic interval of Flavobacteriales bacterium harbors:
- a CDS encoding phosphoribosylglycinamide formyltransferase, whose translation MKRIAILASGGGSNAQRLIEHFQGSSAAEVVLVAGDRPEAGVFTRAWELGVPGYRFTPAQLRDGTLLRELQDLHIDLVVLAGFLRLVPADLVRAFLGGIVNIHPALLPRHGGRGMWGHHVHASVLAAGDAESGITIHLVNERYDEGEHLFQARCPVLPGDTPETLGRRVLELEHAHYPVVVENLVKGLAS comes from the coding sequence GTGAAGCGCATCGCCATCCTGGCCTCCGGCGGCGGCAGCAACGCTCAGCGGCTCATTGAGCACTTCCAAGGCTCCAGCGCGGCCGAGGTGGTGCTGGTGGCCGGCGATCGACCGGAGGCCGGCGTGTTCACCCGGGCGTGGGAGCTGGGCGTGCCCGGCTACCGCTTCACGCCGGCGCAGTTGCGGGATGGCACGCTGCTGCGCGAACTGCAGGACCTGCACATCGACCTCGTGGTGCTGGCCGGCTTCCTGCGCCTGGTGCCTGCGGACCTGGTGCGTGCCTTTCTGGGTGGGATCGTCAACATCCACCCCGCCCTCCTGCCCCGTCATGGTGGCCGGGGCATGTGGGGCCACCACGTGCATGCGTCGGTGCTGGCGGCCGGCGACGCCGAGAGCGGCATCACGATCCATCTGGTGAACGAGCGCTACGATGAGGGCGAACACCTCTTCCAGGCCCGATGTCCCGTGCTGCCTGGCGACACACCGGAGACCCTGGGCCGGCGCGTCCTGGAGCTGGAGCATGCGCACTATCCCGTGGTCGTGGAGAACCTCGTGAAGGGCCTCGCCTCCTAG
- a CDS encoding nitroreductase family protein, whose product MSSPDGPPTVPHRPVELPMEEMHRRAVAFHELMARRRSVRHFSDRPVPRALMAELIATAATAPSGAHKQPWTFCLVGHPELKRRIREAAEAEEHASYHGRMSDEWLADLAPLGTDWHKPFLETAPWLVVVFKQVHGQDADGARRKHYYVEESVGLACGVLLAAAQHAGLVTLTHTPSPMNFLARLLDRPANERPYLLIPMGFAAPDCRVPDLVRKPLTEVLVPYLSPR is encoded by the coding sequence ATGAGCAGCCCTGACGGACCCCCCACCGTGCCCCATCGCCCGGTCGAGCTCCCCATGGAGGAGATGCATCGCAGGGCGGTCGCCTTCCACGAACTGATGGCCCGCCGACGCAGCGTCCGTCATTTCAGCGACCGGCCGGTGCCGCGCGCCCTGATGGCGGAGCTCATCGCCACGGCCGCCACAGCCCCGAGCGGCGCGCACAAGCAACCGTGGACCTTCTGCCTGGTGGGCCACCCGGAGCTGAAGCGCCGGATCCGTGAGGCGGCCGAAGCGGAGGAGCATGCGAGCTACCATGGCCGCATGTCCGATGAATGGCTCGCCGACCTGGCGCCGCTCGGCACCGACTGGCACAAGCCCTTCCTGGAGACGGCGCCCTGGTTGGTGGTGGTGTTCAAGCAGGTGCACGGCCAAGATGCCGATGGCGCGCGCCGCAAGCACTACTATGTGGAGGAGAGCGTGGGGCTGGCCTGCGGGGTGCTGCTGGCGGCCGCTCAGCATGCGGGCCTGGTGACCCTGACGCACACGCCCAGCCCCATGAATTTCCTGGCACGCCTGCTGGACCGACCGGCCAACGAGCGGCCCTACCTGTTGATACCCATGGGCTTTGCGGCCCCCGACTGCCGCGTGCCGGAC
- a CDS encoding superoxide dismutase, producing the protein MLFTQAPLPYPYEALEPHIDTLTMQIHYGRHHAAYVKNANEALAAEAVPATTAEQLFGTIGGVSTKLRNNAGGAWNHDLFWSSMAPGKGGEPTGTVGDAINGAFGSFGKFKEVFAEAAMKRFGSGWAWLVVREGELAIGSTPNQDNPLMDLSELKGRPLLGLDVWEHAYYLKYQNKRNEYVAAWWNLVNWDAVAGRMG; encoded by the coding sequence CTGCTGTTCACCCAGGCGCCCCTGCCCTACCCGTACGAGGCACTGGAGCCGCACATCGACACGCTCACCATGCAGATCCACTACGGGAGGCATCATGCGGCCTACGTGAAGAACGCCAATGAGGCCCTGGCGGCCGAGGCCGTTCCGGCCACCACCGCCGAGCAGCTCTTCGGCACCATCGGCGGGGTGAGCACCAAGCTGCGCAACAACGCCGGCGGGGCCTGGAACCATGACCTGTTCTGGAGCAGCATGGCGCCCGGCAAGGGCGGGGAACCAACGGGCACCGTGGGCGATGCGATCAACGGGGCCTTCGGGTCGTTCGGGAAGTTCAAGGAGGTCTTCGCCGAGGCGGCCATGAAGCGCTTCGGCAGCGGGTGGGCCTGGCTGGTGGTGCGCGAGGGGGAACTGGCCATCGGCAGCACGCCCAACCAGGACAACCCACTGATGGACCTGAGCGAACTGAAGGGCCGACCGCTGCTGGGACTGGACGTCTGGGAGCACGCCTACTACCTCAAGTACCAGAACAAGCGTAACGAGTACGTGGCCGCCTGGTGGAACCTGGTGAACTGGGACGCGGTGGCCGGGCGGATGGGGTGA
- a CDS encoding sigma-70 family RNA polymerase sigma factor translates to MYAVCLRYARHELEAQDMMQEGFVRVFDKLGGFRQDGSLEGWVRRIMVHTAINQYRRKSFQQERIGLEKLPEDPVAATALAELGERELLALVAGLPDGYRTVFNLFAIEGYDHAEIAAMLGCGESTSRSQLAKARRMLQERIHAIHLTTHEGKASDR, encoded by the coding sequence ATGTACGCCGTGTGCCTGCGCTATGCCCGGCACGAGCTGGAGGCGCAGGACATGATGCAGGAGGGCTTTGTGCGGGTGTTCGACAAGCTCGGTGGCTTCCGCCAGGACGGCTCCCTGGAGGGATGGGTCCGCCGCATCATGGTGCACACGGCCATCAACCAATACCGGCGCAAGTCGTTCCAGCAGGAGCGCATCGGCCTGGAGAAGCTGCCGGAGGACCCTGTGGCGGCCACCGCGTTGGCCGAGCTGGGTGAGCGGGAGCTGCTGGCCCTGGTGGCCGGGCTGCCGGACGGCTACCGGACGGTGTTCAACCTGTTCGCCATCGAGGGCTACGACCACGCGGAGATCGCGGCCATGCTGGGCTGCGGGGAGAGCACCTCGCGCAGCCAGCTGGCCAAGGCGCGCCGCATGCTGCAGGAACGCATTCACGCCATACACCTGACGACCCATGAGGGAAAGGCATCCGATCGATGA
- a CDS encoding MarC family protein, producing the protein MQLDPAQIGKAFLVLFAVIDIVGGIPLILQVRQKAGRIYPLRATLVSLGIMVTFLFVGEGILRVVGVDVRSFAVAGSLVLFFIALEMTLGIRLFKEDTSAPGLPSDDPKVYSIVPLAFPVIAGAGTITTILSLRAEYAPVNILAAIVLNMGPVLLVLFLTTRIERLLGRVGLIVIRKAFGVILLAISVKLFTGNITYLFPVR; encoded by the coding sequence ATGCAGCTTGACCCCGCCCAGATCGGAAAGGCCTTCCTGGTGCTCTTCGCGGTGATCGACATCGTGGGGGGCATCCCGCTGATCCTGCAGGTGCGGCAGAAGGCCGGGCGCATCTACCCGCTTCGGGCCACCTTGGTGAGCCTGGGCATCATGGTCACCTTCCTCTTCGTCGGTGAAGGCATCCTGCGCGTGGTGGGGGTGGACGTCCGCTCCTTCGCCGTGGCCGGTTCGTTGGTGCTGTTCTTCATCGCCCTGGAAATGACCCTCGGCATCAGGCTCTTCAAGGAGGACACGTCCGCCCCGGGCCTGCCCAGCGACGACCCCAAGGTGTACAGCATCGTGCCGCTGGCCTTCCCGGTCATCGCCGGCGCGGGCACCATCACCACCATCCTGTCCCTGCGGGCCGAATACGCGCCGGTGAACATCCTGGCGGCCATCGTGCTCAACATGGGGCCGGTGCTCCTCGTGCTCTTCCTCACCACCCGCATCGAACGGCTGCTCGGCCGCGTGGGCCTGATCGTCATCCGCAAGGCCTTCGGCGTCATCCTGCTCGCCATCAGCGTAAAGCTCTTCACGGGCAACATCACCTACCTCTTCCCGGTGCGATGA
- the rnhA gene encoding ribonuclease HI, with protein MSVQVTAYTDGAASGNPGPGGYGVVLESGSHRRELWGGYRHTTNNRMELLAVIVALEALKRQGMEVTVVSDSKYVVDSVEKGWVFDWEKKGFAKRKNPDLWQRFLRVYRRHKVRFHWIRGHNGHPQNELCDRLAVAAREQPGLPADEVYEQLGEGG; from the coding sequence ATGAGCGTCCAGGTGACCGCCTACACGGACGGCGCGGCCAGTGGGAATCCCGGCCCGGGCGGCTACGGCGTGGTGCTCGAGAGCGGCAGCCACCGGCGCGAGCTGTGGGGCGGTTACCGCCACACCACCAACAACCGCATGGAGCTGCTGGCCGTCATCGTCGCGCTGGAGGCCCTCAAGCGTCAGGGCATGGAGGTGACCGTGGTGAGCGACAGCAAGTACGTGGTGGACAGCGTGGAGAAGGGCTGGGTGTTCGACTGGGAGAAGAAGGGCTTCGCCAAGCGGAAGAACCCCGACCTGTGGCAGCGCTTCCTCCGGGTGTACCGCCGGCACAAGGTGCGGTTCCACTGGATCCGCGGCCACAACGGACACCCGCAGAACGAGCTGTGCGACCGCCTGGCGGTGGCCGCGCGCGAGCAGCCCGGCCTGCCGGCGGACGAGGTGTACGAGCAGCTTGGCGAAGGCGGTTGA
- the ssb gene encoding single-stranded DNA-binding protein → MNTMKNLVQLIGNLGNDPEIKEVSGGRRMARMSVATSESYTNRSGERITDTQWHTVVAWGAQAEQVGNLLHKGSRVALQGKLVHRSYEGKDGQKRYITEVVLSEFQVVNKSEPAVEAAA, encoded by the coding sequence ATGAACACGATGAAGAACCTTGTGCAGCTGATCGGCAACCTGGGCAACGACCCGGAGATCAAGGAAGTGAGCGGCGGACGCCGCATGGCCCGCATGAGCGTCGCCACCAGCGAGAGCTACACCAACCGGAGCGGCGAACGGATCACCGACACCCAGTGGCACACGGTGGTGGCCTGGGGCGCACAGGCCGAACAGGTGGGCAACCTGCTGCACAAGGGCAGCCGCGTGGCCCTGCAGGGCAAGCTCGTGCACCGCAGCTACGAAGGCAAGGACGGGCAGAAGCGCTACATCACGGAAGTGGTGCTCAGCGAGTTCCAGGTGGTGAACAAGAGCGAACCCGCCGTGGAGGCCGCCGCCTGA
- a CDS encoding single-stranded DNA-binding protein: MNTLKNKVQLIGHLGYDPEVREIAQGRKVARMSVATHSSHRNANGDRVSTTQWHTVVAWGRTAEMVERMLRKGTGVVLEGRLVHRSYEGKDGQKRQVSEVVLNDFQLLATGAKAA; encoded by the coding sequence ATGAACACCCTGAAGAACAAAGTGCAGTTGATCGGTCACCTCGGGTACGATCCGGAAGTGCGCGAGATCGCGCAAGGACGCAAAGTGGCCCGCATGAGCGTGGCCACCCACAGCAGCCATCGCAACGCCAACGGCGATCGTGTGAGCACCACCCAGTGGCACACCGTGGTGGCCTGGGGCCGCACGGCCGAGATGGTGGAGCGCATGCTCCGCAAGGGCACCGGCGTGGTGCTCGAAGGGCGCCTGGTGCACCGCAGCTACGAAGGCAAGGACGGGCAGAAGCGCCAGGTGAGCGAGGTCGTGCTCAACGACTTCCAGTTGCTGGCGACCGGCGCCAAGGCGGCGTAA
- a CDS encoding sugar kinase has protein sequence MQLVTVGTVAFDRIETPFGVAEKTVGGAATYISLAASIFLEKIGLVSVVGDDFPTAVMDDLRRRGVDLSGLEVLEGKESFFWAGRYHYDMNSRDTLETRLNVLLDLDPKLPAAYTQAPYVMLGNLDPKVQAKVLDQMAERPALVVMDTMNFWMDSALEDLKRVIQRVDILAINDAEARQLSGEHSLVKAAGKILAMGPKYLVVKKGEHGALLFGPDRVFFAPALPLEDVVDPTGAGDTFAGGFIGYLARTQDHSFDNLKRAIIVGSALASFTCEKFGIERLAEITREDIDQRVQQFVELVDFDIELVED, from the coding sequence ATGCAACTCGTCACTGTTGGCACCGTCGCCTTTGATCGCATTGAGACCCCGTTCGGAGTGGCGGAGAAGACCGTGGGTGGCGCCGCCACCTACATTTCCCTGGCCGCCAGCATCTTTCTGGAGAAGATCGGGCTGGTGAGCGTGGTGGGCGACGATTTCCCCACGGCCGTGATGGACGACCTGCGCCGCCGTGGCGTGGACCTCTCCGGCCTGGAGGTGCTCGAGGGCAAGGAGAGCTTCTTCTGGGCCGGCCGCTACCACTACGACATGAACAGCCGCGACACGCTGGAGACCCGGCTGAACGTGCTGCTGGACCTGGACCCCAAGCTGCCCGCCGCCTACACCCAGGCTCCGTATGTGATGCTGGGCAACCTGGACCCCAAGGTGCAGGCCAAGGTGCTGGACCAGATGGCTGAACGCCCGGCCCTGGTGGTGATGGACACCATGAACTTCTGGATGGACAGTGCCCTGGAGGACCTCAAGCGCGTGATCCAGCGGGTGGACATCCTGGCCATCAATGATGCCGAGGCGCGCCAGTTGAGCGGGGAGCACAGCCTGGTGAAGGCGGCCGGGAAGATCCTGGCCATGGGCCCCAAGTACCTGGTGGTGAAAAAGGGGGAGCACGGTGCCCTGCTCTTCGGGCCCGACCGGGTGTTCTTCGCGCCGGCCCTGCCGCTGGAGGACGTGGTGGACCCCACCGGCGCGGGCGACACCTTCGCCGGTGGCTTCATCGGCTATCTGGCCCGCACGCAGGACCACAGCTTCGACAACCTCAAGCGCGCCATCATCGTGGGCAGTGCGCTGGCCAGCTTCACCTGCGAGAAGTTCGGCATCGAGCGTCTGGCGGAGATCACCCGCGAGGACATCGACCAGCGCGTGCAGCAGTTCGTGGAACTGGTCGACTTCGACATCGAGCTGGTGGAGGACTGA
- a CDS encoding acetyl-CoA carboxylase biotin carboxyl carrier protein subunit, which translates to MPRKLYAHINQNSTPVVLERRTPDGPWVPEGTADPDISAAGKGTFSVLVEGRSVRATVVKEDRAAGLVKLRMGGKLYTVRVEDERARLVQALGLDKARGGVVPELKAPMPGLVLNVLVKVGDVVRRNDALLVLEAMKMENLIKAPGDAVVTQVHAVQGKAVEKSQLLLSFGPVV; encoded by the coding sequence ATGCCACGCAAGCTCTACGCCCACATCAACCAGAACAGCACGCCCGTGGTGCTGGAGCGCCGCACACCCGATGGGCCGTGGGTGCCCGAAGGCACGGCCGACCCGGACATCAGCGCGGCGGGAAAAGGCACCTTCAGCGTGCTGGTGGAGGGCCGCTCGGTACGCGCCACGGTGGTGAAGGAGGACCGCGCGGCGGGGCTGGTGAAGCTGCGCATGGGCGGCAAGCTGTACACCGTGCGCGTGGAGGACGAGCGGGCCCGACTGGTGCAGGCCCTCGGGCTGGACAAGGCCCGTGGCGGTGTGGTGCCCGAACTGAAGGCCCCCATGCCCGGACTGGTCCTCAATGTGCTTGTGAAGGTGGGTGATGTGGTGAGGAGGAACGATGCCCTTCTGGTGCTGGAGGCCATGAAGATGGAGAACCTGATCAAGGCCCCGGGCGATGCGGTGGTGACCCAGGTGCATGCCGTGCAGGGCAAGGCCGTGGAGAAAAGCCAGTTGTTGCTCAGCTTCGGCCCCGTGGTCTGA